A single region of the Phaenicophaeus curvirostris isolate KB17595 chromosome 4, BPBGC_Pcur_1.0, whole genome shotgun sequence genome encodes:
- the C4H4orf50 gene encoding uncharacterized protein C4orf50 homolog isoform X6, giving the protein MKELELSHRTILVMIDQLNGKLHRVENANARVKGKLQDIQEDLVNLNGELVQHDVQNLNWGAVLDPLTSRATPTPVVLPHDKESAETPGCNCDELKQMAKLPDKLLPILEHKSGAFAKIAGLAEIEKQVVIGTKTSSDLEDIFALIRCTPSHPAAGLFPLCSEKLTNSETSKETIDEENFSLLNKQAINLLAKTFPVSVVEVLMRKKPQLTLFEPESCHLSSATTMKEVDECEVNTSLHSENLCLVAEGGISDNASVLPCGKMPCTVTEMFTSSLEKYNMEIHWENTQILPKSMSENKCLDKVVDDGKYHQKTFRRLLNGEIQNEKAQPQKVPSIPEQSSKVLNKTKLISPRNQRMKASDSLGSPQDVHNRSVDFKDLKKHFEGNPELLERHGKHLEICISDVNRVHNGEDIIKMIIRKESNDYQKEENDDEKGEQAQKQIHQPTPSKSIGLKEKEDQTLKLYEPNNHVSCQKAAAENTQYAYFHKLFWSEEGRYWLNILSPMQERVVCLSKLFPPGTNFYESFCHLSQLGAGNEHNGKICALEEVVAVYSQRIQENKNYPKNLYILQQENERDAQRMCGLEEEMDAFFQYILVVDEANIVSFQNLLNEKEVAGKCYYNFSDKLPGSVLSLDGRKMRYFQLLSDLKEERRRCFKEIAKLLQDKENYVAKYNELIQESRKNLQKISLLEVEKETLLGCLAEVKRERDKYKTLVTELQDCKTSCYQSVSDLQEGKYELKREIKMKETSEQLNEFQKANTNFILENSNWKRLKPSLGFTCGELRKDKSLRTEEKIVKLKEESQQSGLKPKNVEKVCSMTQTEEAGALVIDPSNSFPGKEGGTFESYSVMKKEVEKAKEKLKIQQKELEKSKKEAQKWYRELGFAETRYEEIKTHLAQALSELDHLKQEVGNKMLGKQHCKIMPVYAVKDGLETEENKIANKRLQQQVLTLKAQLRDQAALQNQFHDLQNEVELLQAQLCEKEKELQKRKSEAKLMLAPLKAKLACLTRMCQERNSFITRMLSEFHRRGIINSAFDEEVKNLVNDTALAEYSVTFTPMCDQEMLPSSTNISQADEQLEDHETYAKMNGMTQPIPAKFQQEVDCIPSSHIIPNMYMASPIKLTSPERIIALHQELRQNHHKNCEIPSVVSSSSNPKADCNLPVIHEEAPWPLLSRMKNAPVPPERGAFWATKGRDRLSKCDDVFWGQIGNQHAGPIPQGKKQKNAIMNKAWLSREKTDGSTSATTAKSYLSDVLSASNKG; this is encoded by the exons ATGAAAGAGCTGGAGCTGTCACACAGAACAATTCTTGTGATGATTGATCAACTAAATGGGAAGCTGCACCGGGTTGAAAATGCAAATGCGCGTGTTAAAGGGAAACTGCAAGACATTCAGGAGGACCTGGTCAACTTG AATGGAGAACTAGTCCAGCATGATGTTCAGAACCTGAACTGGGGAGCAGTCTTGGATCCGCTCACAAGCAGAGCTACTCCAACTCCAGTTGTGTTGCCACATGATAAAGAGTCTG CAGAAACACCAGGATGTAACTGTGATGAGCTGAAGCAGATGGCGAAGCTACCAGATAAACTTCTACCAATTTTGGAACACAAATCCGGTGCCTTTGCAAAAATTGCTGGTCTAGCTGAGATTGAGAAG CAGGTTGTTATTGGAACAAAAACGTCAAGTGATCTAGAAGATATTTTCGCTTTGATTAGATGTACCCCAAGTCATCCTGCAGCAGGACTGTTTCCCCTTTGCTCTGAGAAGTTAACTAACAGTGAGACAAGTAAGGAAACCATAGATGAGGAAAACTTTTCTCTCTTGAATAAACAAGCTATAAATCTGCTGGCAAAGACATTCCCCGTTTCTGTGGTTGAAGTTTTGATGAGGAAGAAGCCCCAGCTTACCTTATTTGAACCTGAAAGCTGCCACTTATCATCTGCCACCACTATGAAGGAAGTGGATGAGTGTGAGGTAAATACCAGTCTCCACTCTGAAAACCTCTGCCTAGttgcagaaggaggaatttctgaCAACGCTTCTGTGCTTCCTTGTGGAAAGATGCCTTGCACTGTGACTGAAATGTTCACATCATCTCTCGAAAAATACAACATGGAAATACATTGGGAAAACACACAAATTCTGCCAAAAAGCATGAGTGAAAATAAATGCCTGGATAAAGTTGTTGATGATGGGAAGTATCATCAAAAAACCTTTAGAAGGCTACTTAATGGAGAAATACAGAATGAGAAAGCCCAACCACAGAAGGTGCCCAGTATTCCTGAGCAAAGTTCTaaagttttaaacaaaactaaattgATCAGTCCTCGTAATCAAAGAATGAAAGCCTCAGACAGCCTAGGTAGCCCACAGGATGTCCATAATAGATCTGTTGATTTTAAAGACttaaagaagcattttgaaGGGAACCCTGAACTACTGGAGCGACATGGGAAACACTTAGAAATCTGCATCTCTGATGTGAATAGGGTACATAATGGAGAAGACATAATCAAAATGATTATTAGAAAGGAGAGCAATGATTATCAGAAAGAAGAGAATGATGATGAGAAAGGAGAGCAAGCTCAGAAACAAATTCATCAACCAACCCCTTCCAAAAGTATTGgcctgaaagaaaaggaagaccaGACCCTGAAACTATATGAGCCAAACAATCATGTCTCATGTCAaaaggcagcagctgaaaacaCGCAATATGCATACtttcataaattattttggtCAGAGGAAGGGAGGTATTGGCTAAATATATTGTCTCCTATGCAGGAGAGGGTTGTGTGTTTAAGCAAACTATTCCCACCAGGGACCAATTTTTATGAGAGTTTCTGTCATCTGTCACAACTGGGAGCTGGTAATGAACATAATGGGAAAATATGTGCACTGGAAGAAGTGGTGGCTGTGTATTCTCAGAGGATTCAAGAGAATAAAAACTACCCCAAGAACCTCTATATATTACAACAGGAGAATGAGAGAGATGCTCAGAGGATGTGTGGACTGGAAGAGGAGATGGATGCATTTTTTCAGTACATTTTAGTAGTAGATGAAGCTAACATTGTTTCATTCCAAAACTTACTGAATGAGAAAGAAGTTGCTGGTAAATGTTATTATAACTTCTCAGATAAACTCCCTGGGAGTGTTTTATCCCTGGatggaaggaaaatgagatatttccagctgctctcagacctgaaagaagaaagaaggagatgCTTCAAAGAAATAGCTAAGTTATTGCAAGACAAGGAAAACTATGTAGCAAAATATAATGAATTAATCCAAGAGAGCAGgaaaaatttacaaaaaatatctcttttggaagttgaaaaagaaactttattGGGATGTTTGGCAGAGGTGAAGCGTGAACGAGACAAATATAAGACCTTGGTTACAGAACTTCAGGACTGCAAAACCAGCTGTTATCAATCTGTTTCTGATTTACAGGAGGGAAAATATgaactgaaaagagaaataaaaatgaaagaaacttcAGAACAGCTTAATGAATTTCAGAAGGCAAACACAaactttattttagaaaatagcAACTGGAAAAGATTAAAGCCTTCATTGGGTTTCACCTGTGGAGAACTGAGGAAAGATAAAAGTTTgagaacagaggaaaagatagtaaaattaaaagaagaaagtcaaCAAAGTGGCCTTAAGCCGAAGAATGTTGAAAAAGTGTGTAGTATGACTCAGACTGAAGAAGCAGGTGCTCTGGTTATTGACCCCTCAAACTCTTTCCCTGGAAAAGAG GGTGGCACATTTGAAAGTTACAGCGTGATGAAAAAGGAAGTTGAAAAGGCAAAAGAGAagctaaaaatacagcaaaaggaattagaaaaatcaaaaaaagag GCTCAGAAGTGGTACAGAGAACTTGGCTTTGCTGAAACAAGATATGAAGAAATCAAAACCCATTTGGCACAGGCTCTCTCAGAATTAGACCATCTTAAACAAGAAGTTGGGAACAAAATGCTTGGAAAGCAGCATTGCAAAATAATG CCTGTGTACGCTGTAAAAGATGGCCTGGAAACAGAGGAGAATAAAATAGCCAATAAGAGATTACAGCAGCAAGTGCTGACCTTGAAAGCCCAGCTCAGGGACCAGGCTGCATTACAAAATCAGTTTCATGACTTGCAGAATGAAGTGGAACTCCTTCAGGCTCAGCTATGTGAAAAG GAAAAAGAACTCCAGAAGAGAAAGTCTGAAGCAAAGCTGATGCTAGCTCCTCTGAAG GCTAAGCTGGCTTGCCTTACTCGAATGTGCCAGGAAAGGAACAGCTTCATTACCAGGATGCTCAGTGAATTTCACAGGCGAGGAATTATTAACTCTGCATTTGATGAAGAGGTGAAAAACTTGGTGAATGACACGGCCCTGGCAGAGTACAGTGTCACTTTTACACCAATGTGTGATCAAGAG atgcTACCTTCTTCCACAAACATTTCACAGGCTGATGAACAGCTAGAAGATCACGAGACATATGCCAAAATGAATGGGATGACTCAGCCAATACCTGCAAAGTTTCAGCAAGAAGTGGATTGCATTCCCAGCTCTCACATCATTCCAAACATGTATATGGCTTCTCCTATAAAATTAACAAGCCCAGAGAGAATCATAGCCTTGCATCAAGAACTAAGACAAAACCATCACAAAAATTGCGAG
- the C4H4orf50 gene encoding uncharacterized protein C4orf50 homolog isoform X1 has product MKELELSHRTILVMIDQLNGKLHRVENANARVKGKLQDIQEDLVNLVESQEKSEKRQKKKLHWLQEQLKTKADEIKIQSQYFEHYKQRQRQHIIAMRERECSLQSEVSRLEKQVLDLNAHIALLTSKLEEGMVQYLQEKLESAFSGTQVSKHCDVEVMELKTCIENMEHDMKSHLDAFQQNLKFLREKEEDKRRKQAELLTELQCYQDTEDFLRRKLEESCHHVYHLKLSEIKLQEKVEELLNENLALKDQGRARLKKKKRKDSQNTILQNGDNSVDMNGELVQHDVQNLNWGAVLDPLTSRATPTPVVLPHDKESVAFAVVQCFTIAETPGCNCDELKQMAKLPDKLLPILEHKSGAFAKIAGLAEIEKQVVIGTKTSSDLEDIFALIRCTPSHPAAGLFPLCSEKLTNSETSKETIDEENFSLLNKQAINLLAKTFPVSVVEVLMRKKPQLTLFEPESCHLSSATTMKEVDECEVNTSLHSENLCLVAEGGISDNASVLPCGKMPCTVTEMFTSSLEKYNMEIHWENTQILPKSMSENKCLDKVVDDGKYHQKTFRRLLNGEIQNEKAQPQKVPSIPEQSSKVLNKTKLISPRNQRMKASDSLGSPQDVHNRSVDFKDLKKHFEGNPELLERHGKHLEICISDVNRVHNGEDIIKMIIRKESNDYQKEENDDEKGEQAQKQIHQPTPSKSIGLKEKEDQTLKLYEPNNHVSCQKAAAENTQYAYFHKLFWSEEGRYWLNILSPMQERVVCLSKLFPPGTNFYESFCHLSQLGAGNEHNGKICALEEVVAVYSQRIQENKNYPKNLYILQQENERDAQRMCGLEEEMDAFFQYILVVDEANIVSFQNLLNEKEVAGKCYYNFSDKLPGSVLSLDGRKMRYFQLLSDLKEERRRCFKEIAKLLQDKENYVAKYNELIQESRKNLQKISLLEVEKETLLGCLAEVKRERDKYKTLVTELQDCKTSCYQSVSDLQEGKYELKREIKMKETSEQLNEFQKANTNFILENSNWKRLKPSLGFTCGELRKDKSLRTEEKIVKLKEESQQSGLKPKNVEKVCSMTQTEEAGALVIDPSNSFPGKEGGTFESYSVMKKEVEKAKEKLKIQQKELEKSKKEAQKWYRELGFAETRYEEIKTHLAQALSELDHLKQEVGNKMLGKQHCKIMPVYAVKDGLETEENKIANKRLQQQVLTLKAQLRDQAALQNQFHDLQNEVELLQAQLCEKEKELQKRKSEAKLMLAPLKAKLACLTRMCQERNSFITRMLSEFHRRGIINSAFDEEVKNLVNDTALAEYSVTFTPMCDQEMLPSSTNISQADEQLEDHETYAKMNGMTQPIPAKFQQEVDCIPSSHIIPNMYMASPIKLTSPERIIALHQELRQNHHKNCEIPSVVSSSSNPKADCNLPVIHEEAPWPLLSRMKNAPVPPERGAFWATKGRDRLSKCDDVFWGQIGNQHAGPIPQGKKQKNAIMNKAWLSREKTDGSTSATTAKSYLSDVLSASNKG; this is encoded by the exons ATGAAAGAGCTGGAGCTGTCACACAGAACAATTCTTGTGATGATTGATCAACTAAATGGGAAGCTGCACCGGGTTGAAAATGCAAATGCGCGTGTTAAAGGGAAACTGCAAGACATTCAGGAGGACCTGGTCAACTTG GTTGAAAGCCAAGAAAAGTCAGAgaagaggcaaaagaaaaaattacattggcttcaggagcagctgaagacaaaagcagatgaaataaaaatccagtCACAGTATTTTGAGCACTACAAACAAAGGCAGCGGCAACATATAATAGCAATGAGAGAAAGGGAATGTTCCCTTCAGAGTGAAGTATCTAGGCTGGAAAAGCAAGTCCTGGATCTTAATGCCCATATTGCTCTTTTGACATCCAAGTTAGAGGAGGGAATGGTGCAGTATCTCCAAGAGAAGCTGGAATCAGCATTCAGTGGGACCCAGGTCTCTAAACACTGTGATGTAGAAGTAATGGAATTGAAAACTTGCATTGAAAATATGGAGCATGACATGAAAAGCCACCTGGATGCATTTCAGCAAAATCTAAAGTTCTtaagggaaaaagaggaggacaaaagaagaaaacaggcagAGCTGTTGACTGAACTCCAGTGCTACCAGGACACTGAAGactttctcagaagaaaattgGAAGAATCTTGCCATCATGTTTATCatctgaaattatctgaaatCAAACTACAGGAAAAAGTGGAAGAGCTTTTGAATGAAAATTTGGCTTTAAAAGATCAAGGTAGGGcaagactgaaaaagaagaaaagaaaggactCACAAAATACAATATTGCAGAATGGAGACAACAGTGTTGACATg AATGGAGAACTAGTCCAGCATGATGTTCAGAACCTGAACTGGGGAGCAGTCTTGGATCCGCTCACAAGCAGAGCTACTCCAACTCCAGTTGTGTTGCCACATGATAAAGAGTCTG TGGCATTTGCAGTTGTCCAGTGCTTTACCATAGCAGAAACACCAGGATGTAACTGTGATGAGCTGAAGCAGATGGCGAAGCTACCAGATAAACTTCTACCAATTTTGGAACACAAATCCGGTGCCTTTGCAAAAATTGCTGGTCTAGCTGAGATTGAGAAG CAGGTTGTTATTGGAACAAAAACGTCAAGTGATCTAGAAGATATTTTCGCTTTGATTAGATGTACCCCAAGTCATCCTGCAGCAGGACTGTTTCCCCTTTGCTCTGAGAAGTTAACTAACAGTGAGACAAGTAAGGAAACCATAGATGAGGAAAACTTTTCTCTCTTGAATAAACAAGCTATAAATCTGCTGGCAAAGACATTCCCCGTTTCTGTGGTTGAAGTTTTGATGAGGAAGAAGCCCCAGCTTACCTTATTTGAACCTGAAAGCTGCCACTTATCATCTGCCACCACTATGAAGGAAGTGGATGAGTGTGAGGTAAATACCAGTCTCCACTCTGAAAACCTCTGCCTAGttgcagaaggaggaatttctgaCAACGCTTCTGTGCTTCCTTGTGGAAAGATGCCTTGCACTGTGACTGAAATGTTCACATCATCTCTCGAAAAATACAACATGGAAATACATTGGGAAAACACACAAATTCTGCCAAAAAGCATGAGTGAAAATAAATGCCTGGATAAAGTTGTTGATGATGGGAAGTATCATCAAAAAACCTTTAGAAGGCTACTTAATGGAGAAATACAGAATGAGAAAGCCCAACCACAGAAGGTGCCCAGTATTCCTGAGCAAAGTTCTaaagttttaaacaaaactaaattgATCAGTCCTCGTAATCAAAGAATGAAAGCCTCAGACAGCCTAGGTAGCCCACAGGATGTCCATAATAGATCTGTTGATTTTAAAGACttaaagaagcattttgaaGGGAACCCTGAACTACTGGAGCGACATGGGAAACACTTAGAAATCTGCATCTCTGATGTGAATAGGGTACATAATGGAGAAGACATAATCAAAATGATTATTAGAAAGGAGAGCAATGATTATCAGAAAGAAGAGAATGATGATGAGAAAGGAGAGCAAGCTCAGAAACAAATTCATCAACCAACCCCTTCCAAAAGTATTGgcctgaaagaaaaggaagaccaGACCCTGAAACTATATGAGCCAAACAATCATGTCTCATGTCAaaaggcagcagctgaaaacaCGCAATATGCATACtttcataaattattttggtCAGAGGAAGGGAGGTATTGGCTAAATATATTGTCTCCTATGCAGGAGAGGGTTGTGTGTTTAAGCAAACTATTCCCACCAGGGACCAATTTTTATGAGAGTTTCTGTCATCTGTCACAACTGGGAGCTGGTAATGAACATAATGGGAAAATATGTGCACTGGAAGAAGTGGTGGCTGTGTATTCTCAGAGGATTCAAGAGAATAAAAACTACCCCAAGAACCTCTATATATTACAACAGGAGAATGAGAGAGATGCTCAGAGGATGTGTGGACTGGAAGAGGAGATGGATGCATTTTTTCAGTACATTTTAGTAGTAGATGAAGCTAACATTGTTTCATTCCAAAACTTACTGAATGAGAAAGAAGTTGCTGGTAAATGTTATTATAACTTCTCAGATAAACTCCCTGGGAGTGTTTTATCCCTGGatggaaggaaaatgagatatttccagctgctctcagacctgaaagaagaaagaaggagatgCTTCAAAGAAATAGCTAAGTTATTGCAAGACAAGGAAAACTATGTAGCAAAATATAATGAATTAATCCAAGAGAGCAGgaaaaatttacaaaaaatatctcttttggaagttgaaaaagaaactttattGGGATGTTTGGCAGAGGTGAAGCGTGAACGAGACAAATATAAGACCTTGGTTACAGAACTTCAGGACTGCAAAACCAGCTGTTATCAATCTGTTTCTGATTTACAGGAGGGAAAATATgaactgaaaagagaaataaaaatgaaagaaacttcAGAACAGCTTAATGAATTTCAGAAGGCAAACACAaactttattttagaaaatagcAACTGGAAAAGATTAAAGCCTTCATTGGGTTTCACCTGTGGAGAACTGAGGAAAGATAAAAGTTTgagaacagaggaaaagatagtaaaattaaaagaagaaagtcaaCAAAGTGGCCTTAAGCCGAAGAATGTTGAAAAAGTGTGTAGTATGACTCAGACTGAAGAAGCAGGTGCTCTGGTTATTGACCCCTCAAACTCTTTCCCTGGAAAAGAG GGTGGCACATTTGAAAGTTACAGCGTGATGAAAAAGGAAGTTGAAAAGGCAAAAGAGAagctaaaaatacagcaaaaggaattagaaaaatcaaaaaaagag GCTCAGAAGTGGTACAGAGAACTTGGCTTTGCTGAAACAAGATATGAAGAAATCAAAACCCATTTGGCACAGGCTCTCTCAGAATTAGACCATCTTAAACAAGAAGTTGGGAACAAAATGCTTGGAAAGCAGCATTGCAAAATAATG CCTGTGTACGCTGTAAAAGATGGCCTGGAAACAGAGGAGAATAAAATAGCCAATAAGAGATTACAGCAGCAAGTGCTGACCTTGAAAGCCCAGCTCAGGGACCAGGCTGCATTACAAAATCAGTTTCATGACTTGCAGAATGAAGTGGAACTCCTTCAGGCTCAGCTATGTGAAAAG GAAAAAGAACTCCAGAAGAGAAAGTCTGAAGCAAAGCTGATGCTAGCTCCTCTGAAG GCTAAGCTGGCTTGCCTTACTCGAATGTGCCAGGAAAGGAACAGCTTCATTACCAGGATGCTCAGTGAATTTCACAGGCGAGGAATTATTAACTCTGCATTTGATGAAGAGGTGAAAAACTTGGTGAATGACACGGCCCTGGCAGAGTACAGTGTCACTTTTACACCAATGTGTGATCAAGAG atgcTACCTTCTTCCACAAACATTTCACAGGCTGATGAACAGCTAGAAGATCACGAGACATATGCCAAAATGAATGGGATGACTCAGCCAATACCTGCAAAGTTTCAGCAAGAAGTGGATTGCATTCCCAGCTCTCACATCATTCCAAACATGTATATGGCTTCTCCTATAAAATTAACAAGCCCAGAGAGAATCATAGCCTTGCATCAAGAACTAAGACAAAACCATCACAAAAATTGCGAG